A region of Chitinophaga horti DNA encodes the following proteins:
- a CDS encoding SusD/RagB family nutrient-binding outer membrane lipoprotein translates to MKKVISIISLSALLLGGCKKFLDVNKDPNNPTDVQESLLLAPIEMNISDNIAGGFGALLVQNYLQNIAPNQANPGIANYQLFSVDVNGDWTMYYVNCLNNLKILNQKAESENHWNYAAIAKILSAYVLGNATDLWGDIPYSQAFNRNSFLVPYDKQEDIYKSIQSLLNNAIADISKGDALKPKGDDYYYKGNMDAWRKVAYSLKARYFMHLTKAPGYTAAVQADSALLALQNGMTANADDWKFVYEGAASTENIWYYTFLPVTTYVLNETIIETLKGRNDPRLPVIAKPAVLSGNYVGRRVGTLPAGNLAAYSYLNNFYGAAASSNYIYNYSEAVFLKAEAVLLKSGFAAAQPVYRHGINSHLFKLGIDTTSVAATTYVNSRALTAGNALQRIMEEKAVANFLNLETFNDWRRTGFPALTPVDGALSAIPRRLLYPESELQSNEQPQQSGVTLTSRVWWDVQ, encoded by the coding sequence ATGAAAAAAGTAATTTCCATCATATCATTATCCGCGCTGCTGTTAGGTGGTTGCAAGAAGTTCCTGGATGTAAACAAGGACCCGAACAATCCTACAGATGTACAGGAATCGTTGCTGCTGGCGCCGATAGAAATGAATATTTCTGATAACATTGCAGGCGGGTTTGGAGCACTGCTCGTACAAAACTACCTGCAGAACATCGCGCCGAACCAGGCTAATCCCGGCATTGCGAACTACCAGTTGTTTAGCGTAGACGTGAATGGCGACTGGACGATGTACTACGTAAACTGCCTGAACAACCTGAAAATACTCAATCAGAAAGCGGAATCGGAAAACCACTGGAACTACGCTGCCATTGCGAAAATACTGTCGGCCTATGTGTTGGGCAACGCCACCGATTTGTGGGGCGATATTCCGTACTCACAGGCGTTTAACAGGAACAGTTTCCTGGTGCCTTACGACAAGCAGGAGGATATTTATAAATCCATCCAATCGCTGTTGAACAATGCCATTGCCGACATCAGCAAAGGCGATGCGTTAAAGCCCAAAGGCGACGATTACTATTACAAAGGCAATATGGATGCCTGGCGCAAAGTGGCGTATTCATTAAAAGCGCGTTACTTCATGCATCTGACCAAGGCGCCTGGCTACACAGCAGCCGTGCAGGCCGATAGCGCATTGCTGGCATTGCAGAACGGTATGACCGCGAATGCTGACGATTGGAAGTTCGTTTACGAAGGAGCGGCATCCACCGAAAATATCTGGTATTATACCTTTCTGCCGGTAACGACTTATGTGTTAAACGAAACGATCATAGAAACGCTGAAAGGCCGTAATGATCCCCGTTTACCGGTGATCGCAAAACCGGCTGTATTGTCGGGTAACTATGTGGGCAGGAGAGTGGGTACATTGCCTGCGGGCAACCTGGCTGCATATTCTTATCTGAATAACTTCTACGGTGCTGCGGCATCGTCCAACTACATCTATAATTATTCAGAAGCCGTGTTCCTGAAAGCGGAAGCCGTGTTGCTGAAGTCGGGCTTTGCGGCAGCGCAGCCCGTATACAGGCATGGCATCAATTCTCACTTATTTAAATTGGGGATTGATACAACTTCCGTTGCAGCGACGACGTACGTAAACAGTCGCGCACTAACCGCCGGTAACGCTTTGCAGCGCATTATGGAAGAAAAGGCAGTAGCGAACTTCCTGAACCTGGAAACGTTTAATGACTGGCGGCGTACGGGCTTCCCTGCGTTGACGCCTGTAGACGGTGCCCTGTCTGCTATTCCACGCAGGCTGCTATATCCTGAAAGCGAATTACAGAGTAACGAACAGCCGCAGCAATCCGGCGTCACCTTAACAAGCAGGGTTTGGTGGGATGTGCAGTAA
- a CDS encoding DUF6526 family protein codes for MQAQHFKNHVRYYPPHHFVFYPVVLAGIVLSIIAYTRQGALEWLFVCLLFVLAGWLGFMMRQHYALTLQDRIVRQEVRFRYYTLTQTRFEILEPQLSLPQILALRFASDLELPALVTRAIKERMSPTDIKKAIKDWQGDYMRV; via the coding sequence ATGCAGGCACAACACTTCAAAAATCACGTTCGCTATTATCCCCCTCATCACTTCGTATTTTATCCTGTTGTACTGGCAGGCATCGTATTAAGCATTATCGCGTATACCCGCCAGGGCGCGCTGGAATGGCTATTTGTATGTTTGTTGTTCGTACTCGCCGGCTGGCTGGGTTTCATGATGCGCCAACATTATGCGCTCACCCTGCAAGACCGCATCGTGCGGCAGGAAGTACGCTTCCGTTATTATACCCTCACGCAAACGCGCTTCGAGATACTGGAACCACAACTCTCCCTGCCGCAGATACTGGCCTTACGTTTTGCATCTGATTTAGAACTGCCAGCCCTTGTAACCCGCGCTATTAAGGAGCGGATGTCGCCTACCGATATTAAGAAGGCGATCAAAGACTGGCAGGGTGATTATATGCGGGTGTAG
- a CDS encoding PAS domain S-box protein — MENVDRDIFIRHVHPEDADIRLNAYKQAQLTGKLSYAARFIWNDGSIHWVEALGSYRYNKAGEAVTFSGTVSDITEERLKNAEMQVIQSRLQSIFQHVSLGIALTDLEGRYTLVNPAYTRIVGYTEDELYELNMQAVSYAGDWERKKAMLSLLFDAQRSEFEIEKRYIHKDGHPVWARNNVSLLYDEAGKPANIIIISEDITPQIEWKQEQQKLRKLVDNSVDMMAILGLNGKNTYINKAGMDMLGFEDQEQVLNTPIADLHTPEDYEKVSREVIPVIMKEGRWSGTIMIRNLVTGERIPVYNNTTRIDHPLTGVPMAIGAVMRDLRPELKAQKEQQKLIALLEKSSDFVSLSDLEGNVNYVNEAGRRMLGIESQEELEVHNSNYLPASEIERLKNEVNKGLFENGRWMGEILYRHFKTGEEIPVYGHTMLVYDEITGAPFGRATISRDLRQEKAFNKALKESEQRFRSMVEQAPVAIGVLRGEQMIVETANDALLGLWGRDRSVMNLPLAEALPELRDQPFLALIEQVYTTGLAHYGFETPANLGPEGALITKYFNFIYAPFREAGKITGVQILASEVTGQVKIKKELEASEERFRNFVTNAPTPIGVYIGREMRIQTVNEAILKTWDRDASVVGKTFREALPELEGLHFHQLLDDVYTTGVPYTANEAKVDLFVHGSLKTHYFNFTYKPLFDGNGDVYGVINTATDVTDLVLARKQLTEAEERLRLAVESAEIATWNINLQTGEVNFSARAREWYGFTGANINMHDGFKAIHEEDRERAIAAMEKALTFESGGNYEDEYRVISLQTGEVRIVRPSAKVIFGEQQEPLMLTGVVRDITRQKMQAQEMEDRVQQRTRELQLANIQLKQTNEELEQYAYVASHDLQEPLRKIRMFSSMLKDNKELSGLVTIQTYIDKISASAARMSLLIKDLLDFSRVSAKEELFTTVQLDYVLANVIHDFELLIEQKQAIITSEPLPTIAAIPLQMNQLFYNLMGNALKFTPPGKAPEIGISCRQADDALLTAHHKSTGKTWHLITVTDNGIGFDDFLKEKIFTIFQRLNTREQYEGTGIGLALCRKIVLSHGGDIWAESESGKGASFYLLLPEKQ, encoded by the coding sequence ATGGAAAATGTAGACCGCGACATCTTTATCCGCCATGTACACCCGGAGGATGCGGATATTCGCCTGAACGCATACAAACAGGCACAACTCACTGGTAAACTCTCCTACGCAGCCCGTTTCATCTGGAACGACGGCTCCATTCATTGGGTAGAAGCGTTGGGCAGTTACCGCTATAACAAGGCAGGCGAAGCGGTCACCTTCTCGGGCACCGTATCAGATATTACAGAGGAAAGGCTGAAGAATGCTGAAATGCAGGTCATCCAAAGCCGCCTGCAATCCATCTTCCAGCATGTATCGCTCGGCATCGCACTCACCGATCTGGAAGGGCGTTATACGCTGGTAAATCCGGCCTATACCCGCATTGTGGGCTATACGGAAGATGAACTGTACGAGCTGAACATGCAGGCAGTGAGTTACGCCGGTGACTGGGAACGGAAGAAAGCCATGCTCTCTCTCCTGTTCGATGCGCAGCGCAGCGAGTTCGAGATAGAAAAAAGATATATTCATAAGGACGGGCACCCGGTGTGGGCGCGTAACAACGTATCGTTGCTGTACGACGAAGCCGGTAAGCCAGCCAATATAATTATCATCTCTGAAGATATTACTCCGCAGATCGAATGGAAGCAGGAACAACAGAAACTGCGTAAGCTGGTAGACAATAGCGTGGACATGATGGCCATACTTGGCCTGAACGGCAAAAATACCTACATCAATAAGGCCGGTATGGATATGCTTGGATTCGAAGACCAGGAACAGGTACTGAACACACCGATCGCAGACCTGCATACACCGGAAGACTACGAGAAGGTAAGCCGGGAAGTAATACCCGTCATCATGAAAGAAGGCCGATGGTCAGGTACCATAATGATACGCAACCTGGTCACTGGCGAGCGGATACCGGTGTACAACAACACGACGCGTATCGACCACCCGCTAACCGGCGTGCCTATGGCCATTGGTGCCGTGATGCGCGACCTGCGCCCGGAACTGAAGGCGCAGAAGGAACAACAGAAACTTATCGCCCTCTTGGAAAAGAGCTCCGACTTCGTAAGCCTCTCCGACCTGGAAGGCAACGTGAACTATGTAAACGAAGCCGGCCGGCGCATGCTGGGCATCGAGAGCCAGGAGGAACTGGAAGTACATAACAGTAATTACCTTCCGGCCAGTGAAATTGAGCGGCTGAAAAACGAGGTGAATAAAGGGCTATTTGAGAACGGCCGCTGGATGGGCGAAATACTGTACAGGCATTTTAAAACAGGGGAAGAGATCCCTGTGTATGGTCATACCATGCTGGTATACGACGAAATAACCGGCGCACCATTCGGCCGCGCGACCATCTCCCGCGACCTGCGGCAGGAAAAAGCCTTCAACAAAGCCCTGAAGGAAAGTGAGCAACGGTTCCGTTCCATGGTGGAACAGGCGCCCGTAGCTATTGGTGTGCTCCGGGGCGAACAAATGATCGTGGAAACGGCCAACGATGCCCTGTTGGGCCTGTGGGGCCGGGACCGCAGTGTTATGAACCTCCCGCTTGCAGAAGCTTTGCCTGAACTGCGCGACCAGCCGTTCCTCGCACTGATCGAACAGGTATATACTACAGGCCTTGCTCATTACGGGTTTGAAACCCCGGCAAATCTGGGCCCCGAAGGTGCGCTGATCACGAAGTACTTCAACTTCATCTACGCGCCGTTCCGCGAAGCAGGTAAAATCACCGGCGTGCAGATACTCGCATCCGAAGTAACCGGCCAGGTAAAGATCAAAAAAGAACTGGAAGCAAGCGAGGAGCGCTTCCGCAATTTTGTGACCAACGCACCCACCCCTATTGGCGTGTACATTGGTCGCGAAATGCGCATCCAAACTGTGAACGAGGCCATTCTCAAAACCTGGGACCGCGACGCCTCCGTTGTGGGTAAAACCTTCCGCGAGGCCTTGCCGGAACTGGAAGGCCTGCACTTTCACCAATTACTGGACGATGTATATACTACAGGCGTTCCTTATACGGCCAACGAGGCGAAGGTTGACCTGTTCGTGCATGGCAGCCTTAAAACCCATTACTTCAACTTTACTTATAAACCGTTGTTCGACGGCAATGGCGATGTATACGGTGTAATCAATACCGCCACGGACGTAACCGACCTGGTACTGGCCCGCAAGCAATTGACAGAGGCAGAAGAACGGCTAAGGTTGGCTGTCGAATCCGCGGAAATCGCTACCTGGAACATCAACCTGCAGACCGGGGAGGTCAACTTTTCGGCGCGTGCCCGTGAGTGGTACGGCTTTACCGGCGCCAACATCAATATGCACGATGGATTTAAAGCCATTCATGAAGAAGATCGTGAACGTGCAATCGCTGCGATGGAAAAGGCCCTCACCTTCGAGTCCGGAGGCAACTATGAGGACGAATACCGCGTAATCAGTTTACAAACCGGCGAGGTGCGCATCGTGCGGCCATCGGCTAAAGTGATATTTGGAGAGCAGCAGGAGCCGTTGATGCTTACCGGTGTTGTGCGCGACATTACCCGGCAAAAGATGCAAGCCCAGGAGATGGAGGACCGGGTGCAACAACGTACCCGTGAATTACAGCTGGCCAACATCCAGCTGAAACAAACGAACGAAGAACTGGAGCAATACGCCTATGTAGCCTCCCATGACTTACAGGAGCCGCTGCGGAAGATCCGCATGTTCTCCAGCATGTTGAAGGATAACAAGGAGCTGAGCGGACTGGTAACGATCCAGACCTATATCGATAAGATCAGCGCTTCGGCAGCTCGAATGAGCCTGCTGATCAAAGATTTGCTGGACTTCTCCCGCGTATCTGCAAAAGAAGAACTGTTTACCACGGTGCAGCTGGACTATGTACTGGCCAATGTGATCCACGATTTTGAACTGCTGATAGAACAGAAGCAGGCCATCATTACCAGCGAGCCATTACCGACGATTGCTGCCATACCGCTGCAGATGAACCAATTGTTCTACAACCTGATGGGTAATGCCCTCAAGTTCACCCCACCGGGTAAAGCGCCTGAAATCGGCATCAGTTGCCGGCAGGCCGATGACGCACTGCTGACAGCGCACCATAAATCCACCGGCAAAACCTGGCACCTGATCACGGTAACCGACAATGGTATTGGGTTTGACGACTTCCTGAAGGAGAAGATCTTTACGATCTTTCAGCGGTTAAATACCCGGGAACAGTATGAGGGAACGGGTATTGGTCTGGCTTTATGCCGCAAGATCGTATTGTCGCACGGCGGCGATATATGGGCGGAGAGTGAATCGGGTAAAGGGGCCAGCTTCTATTTGCTGCTGCCCGAGAAACAGTAA
- a CDS encoding GAF domain-containing protein, with protein sequence MHIPGNSDPDTYSQQPSSAWFNAIIKGQSDIIEMITRGDELHQVLGTIASLVEQHSDNECYASILLAAPEGDRLLHGAAPGMPEAFCQIINGLPVGDNQGSCGTAAFLKTTIIVENTATDPRIAAYRDVAERFGLKACWSKPLLSRSGQLLGTFAIYYKQTGRPSQRDEEVVHMLSSTTVLAIEYMQADAERQRLLDLQRQAEQKAASAEELAEVAAEGSRTGTFLIDLATDHIRYSPSFLTF encoded by the coding sequence ATGCATATTCCGGGCAATTCCGACCCTGATACCTATAGCCAGCAACCGTCATCGGCATGGTTTAACGCCATTATAAAGGGACAGTCGGACATTATTGAGATGATTACCAGGGGGGACGAATTGCACCAGGTTTTGGGAACAATCGCTTCTCTCGTAGAGCAACACAGTGACAATGAGTGTTACGCATCCATCCTGCTGGCTGCGCCGGAAGGAGACCGCCTGTTACATGGCGCCGCTCCGGGCATGCCGGAAGCCTTCTGCCAGATCATTAACGGCTTGCCGGTAGGTGACAACCAGGGCAGCTGCGGCACTGCCGCATTTCTCAAAACCACCATCATTGTAGAAAATACTGCCACCGATCCTCGCATCGCTGCGTACCGGGACGTGGCCGAACGCTTTGGCCTGAAAGCCTGCTGGAGCAAACCGCTCCTCTCCCGCTCGGGCCAACTGCTGGGCACTTTCGCCATTTATTACAAACAAACCGGCAGACCCTCGCAGCGCGACGAGGAAGTGGTACATATGTTAAGCAGCACCACTGTGCTGGCAATCGAATACATGCAGGCCGATGCGGAACGTCAGCGCCTGCTGGACTTACAACGACAGGCCGAACAGAAAGCCGCATCCGCAGAAGAACTGGCAGAGGTTGCAGCCGAAGGATCGCGTACAGGCACGTTCCTGATTGACCTTGCTACAGACCATATCCGTTATTCCCCCTCCTTTCTTACATTCTGA
- a CDS encoding sensor histidine kinase — protein MAIREQRIRIAGYFIVACTFFLFFMLEMFFSWQDEYMLLKTTGITVVWSLAIWEVTRYVILALRKRYRSLKQVKRRTFTAMCILVPYSIFVGVTRIWIEDSSNLWGVHVGTITNYSVSSGISLLFVLLQIAVYEGLYFFHEWNKARKEAEDLKRLHFQMQFDALKLQIQPHFLFNTFSTLISLITVDPPRAKVFTEKLSSTYRYFLEASEREMISLEEELRFARTYFYLLQTRFENGLHLHIEDTPGLDNYRIPPLSLQLLLENAIKHNVITCSRPLHIRISIDAIRQRITVTNNLQPKQTTAPSGKGLQHLKKRFALMAMEGVSIQEPAASNEFRVTLPFLPSRELEPAG, from the coding sequence ATGGCCATACGAGAGCAACGCATCCGAATCGCAGGTTACTTTATCGTGGCCTGTACCTTCTTCCTGTTCTTTATGCTGGAGATGTTTTTCTCCTGGCAGGATGAATACATGCTGCTGAAAACGACGGGCATCACGGTTGTGTGGAGCCTGGCCATCTGGGAAGTGACCCGCTACGTCATACTCGCCCTCCGCAAGCGTTACCGCAGCCTGAAACAAGTGAAACGGCGCACCTTTACCGCCATGTGTATACTGGTGCCTTACTCCATCTTTGTAGGCGTAACCCGCATCTGGATTGAGGACAGCAGCAATTTATGGGGCGTACATGTGGGCACGATCACCAACTATTCCGTATCCTCCGGCATCAGCCTGTTGTTTGTATTGTTGCAGATAGCCGTCTACGAGGGACTTTACTTCTTCCATGAATGGAACAAGGCGCGTAAAGAGGCGGAAGACCTGAAAAGACTGCACTTCCAGATGCAGTTCGATGCGCTGAAACTGCAGATTCAGCCGCACTTCCTGTTTAATACCTTCAGCACCCTTATCAGCCTGATCACCGTAGATCCGCCCAGGGCAAAGGTGTTTACTGAAAAACTAAGCAGCACTTACCGCTACTTCCTGGAAGCCAGCGAGCGCGAAATGATCTCGCTGGAAGAGGAACTGCGTTTTGCCCGCACTTACTTCTACCTGCTGCAAACCCGCTTTGAGAACGGGTTACACCTGCATATTGAAGACACCCCCGGGTTGGACAACTACCGCATACCGCCACTCAGCCTTCAATTGCTGCTTGAAAACGCCATCAAACATAATGTGATTACCTGTAGCCGCCCGCTGCATATCCGGATCAGCATCGATGCTATCCGCCAGAGGATTACGGTCACGAACAACCTGCAACCCAAACAAACGACCGCCCCTAGCGGCAAAGGATTGCAACACCTGAAAAAACGTTTCGCCCTTATGGCAATGGAGGGTGTAAGCATCCAGGAGCCTGCAGCTTCCAACGAATTTCGGGTAACCCTCCCCTTTTTACCCAGCCGCGAACTGGAGCCAGCCGGCTGA
- the msrA gene encoding peptide-methionine (S)-S-oxide reductase MsrA, giving the protein MKKYLLLGCLFALSLAACAQKKDKKVKVPADMEVKDTDSTAIATFGGGCFWCTEAQFQYLDGVLKVESGYMGGEVANPTYEQVCTGTTGHAEVIRVTYDPRKIDYPTLLQAFWVSHDPTTLNRQGNDVGTQYRSVIFYHNEAQLKDAEHYKKELAASGAYKDPIVTEIAKEGPFYKAENYHQDYYSQNGSQPYCYYVIRPKLDKFKKVFEKKLKP; this is encoded by the coding sequence ATGAAAAAGTATCTATTGCTGGGTTGCCTGTTCGCATTATCGCTGGCAGCCTGCGCGCAAAAGAAAGACAAAAAAGTAAAAGTTCCGGCAGATATGGAAGTGAAAGACACAGACTCCACCGCCATCGCCACTTTCGGCGGCGGCTGCTTCTGGTGTACAGAAGCGCAGTTTCAATACCTCGATGGCGTGTTAAAGGTTGAATCCGGCTACATGGGCGGCGAGGTGGCTAATCCCACCTACGAACAGGTGTGCACGGGTACTACCGGCCATGCGGAAGTGATCCGCGTAACGTACGATCCGCGTAAGATCGATTACCCGACGCTGTTACAGGCATTTTGGGTGAGCCACGATCCCACCACGCTGAACCGCCAGGGTAATGACGTAGGTACGCAGTACCGCTCCGTGATCTTTTACCATAATGAGGCCCAGCTGAAGGATGCCGAGCATTACAAGAAGGAACTGGCCGCCTCCGGCGCGTACAAGGACCCGATCGTAACGGAAATCGCCAAAGAAGGACCGTTCTATAAGGCGGAAAATTACCACCAGGACTACTACAGTCAAAACGGATCGCAGCCTTACTGTTATTATGTGATTCGCCCGAAGCTGGACAAATTCAAAAAAGTGTTTGAGAAGAAACTGAAACCATAA
- a CDS encoding endonuclease MutS2 — MKYFPDSALVQLEFDKIRNLLEEHCKTELGKQMAGDLRLHTHIDYVKAALQQAHEYKQLLLLQEHFPNDYILNLKSELRLLNIQGAVLTGDQFMLLRKLAESMHSIVRFFDHDRRVTYSALFEVIKDTYYEKKITALIDEVLDENGQVRDNATPELAKIRMSLYRKRNEVRRAFDRILQKLTKLGYLADIEEAFLNGRRVVAIFAENKRMVKGILHGESDTRRTAFLEPEETIELNNDVFALEREENKEIYKILRTLTAAVSKHSVLLEGYHNILGTFDFIRAKARLALDINGNFPMLVPHAQLHLVEAYHPLLLLYNRRNSKPTVPISVTLDKNHHILVISGPNAGGKTVTLKTVGLIQLMLQAGLLIPVHPTSQIGIFKQLMIHIGDTQSIEFELSTYSSHLKNMKHFMEEANGKTLFFIDELGSGSDPNLGGAFAEVIMEELARKHAFGIVTTHYLNLKVMANKVKGIMNAAMGFDEETLLPLYKLLVGKPGSSYTFAIAQRIGLPKPLIERARKLVDEDHFRLDKLLNKAEQDLQKVEAKEKELQKLLRENERLKREYETLADKERKHQQVTLLKLQNKIREDEINYLKDMERKMKQIVIEWKRTDDKQKVVKQAEALLFKKKEKAINEKMEKKVQDRFQEIGGAAKLGDQVKIISNGQVGKLIEIRDKRAIVQLGKIPINVKLNDLVVVKEKPKEKAEAK, encoded by the coding sequence TTGAAATATTTTCCAGATTCGGCGCTGGTGCAACTGGAGTTCGACAAGATCCGGAATTTGTTGGAAGAACATTGTAAAACGGAGCTGGGCAAGCAAATGGCCGGCGATTTAAGGTTACATACCCATATAGATTACGTTAAGGCCGCACTTCAACAGGCACACGAATACAAACAATTATTATTACTGCAGGAGCACTTTCCGAACGATTACATCCTTAATCTGAAGAGTGAACTCAGGCTCCTGAACATACAGGGCGCGGTGCTTACGGGCGATCAGTTTATGCTGCTGCGTAAACTGGCCGAAAGTATGCACAGCATCGTACGTTTCTTCGACCACGACCGCAGGGTGACTTACAGCGCGCTGTTCGAGGTGATCAAAGACACGTATTACGAGAAGAAAATCACGGCGCTTATCGACGAGGTGCTGGACGAGAACGGGCAGGTACGAGATAACGCTACCCCCGAGCTGGCCAAAATCCGTATGTCGCTGTACCGCAAACGCAACGAGGTGCGCCGCGCCTTTGACCGCATCCTGCAAAAGCTCACGAAATTGGGCTACCTGGCCGATATTGAGGAGGCTTTCCTCAACGGGCGTAGGGTAGTGGCCATCTTTGCCGAGAATAAACGTATGGTGAAAGGCATCCTGCATGGCGAAAGCGATACCCGTCGCACCGCCTTCCTGGAGCCGGAAGAAACCATCGAGCTGAATAACGACGTGTTTGCGCTGGAGCGGGAAGAGAACAAGGAGATATATAAAATCCTCCGTACCCTCACCGCGGCCGTGTCTAAACACTCCGTGCTGCTCGAAGGTTATCATAACATCCTCGGAACGTTCGATTTTATCCGCGCAAAGGCACGCCTGGCGCTGGATATCAACGGTAACTTCCCGATGCTCGTACCCCACGCGCAGCTGCACCTGGTAGAAGCTTATCACCCGCTATTGTTGTTGTATAACCGCAGGAACAGTAAGCCCACGGTGCCAATCAGCGTAACGCTCGATAAAAATCACCACATCCTGGTAATCAGCGGACCTAACGCGGGCGGTAAAACGGTGACTTTAAAAACGGTGGGACTGATACAGCTGATGCTGCAGGCGGGCCTGCTCATACCGGTACATCCCACTTCGCAGATAGGCATCTTTAAACAACTGATGATCCACATCGGCGATACGCAGTCCATCGAGTTTGAACTGAGTACTTACAGCTCTCACCTCAAAAACATGAAACACTTCATGGAGGAGGCGAACGGTAAAACACTGTTCTTCATCGACGAATTGGGTTCCGGCTCCGACCCCAACCTGGGCGGCGCTTTCGCCGAAGTGATCATGGAGGAACTGGCGCGTAAACATGCTTTCGGCATTGTAACCACGCACTACCTCAACCTGAAAGTGATGGCCAACAAGGTAAAAGGCATCATGAACGCCGCGATGGGCTTTGATGAAGAAACCTTGTTGCCGCTGTATAAACTGCTGGTAGGAAAGCCGGGCAGCTCGTACACCTTCGCCATCGCACAACGCATTGGTTTGCCTAAGCCGTTGATCGAACGCGCGCGTAAGCTGGTAGACGAAGACCATTTCCGCCTGGATAAACTGCTGAATAAGGCTGAACAAGACCTGCAGAAGGTAGAAGCCAAGGAAAAGGAACTACAAAAACTGCTGCGCGAAAACGAGCGACTGAAGCGGGAATACGAGACCCTGGCCGATAAAGAACGAAAACATCAACAAGTAACGCTGCTCAAATTGCAAAATAAGATCCGGGAAGATGAGATCAATTATCTGAAGGATATGGAGCGTAAGATGAAGCAGATCGTGATCGAATGGAAACGCACCGACGATAAACAGAAAGTCGTTAAACAGGCCGAAGCCCTGCTCTTTAAAAAGAAGGAAAAGGCCATTAATGAGAAGATGGAGAAAAAAGTGCAGGACCGTTTCCAGGAAATTGGTGGTGCCGCAAAACTGGGCGACCAGGTGAAGATTATCAGCAACGGACAGGTAGGCAAACTAATCGAGATCAGAGACAAAAGAGCGATCGTGCAGCTAGGCAAGATCCCGATAAATGTGAAGCTAAATGATCTGGTGGTAGTAAAAGAAAAGCCAAAAGAAAAGGCGGAAGCAAAATAA
- a CDS encoding AraC family transcriptional regulator: MQNVAIEERKEQKLLVKDKLAVCKADTDFYIKRLSGEALANIAGEVPFRHDGFCISILISGEMEQYVDFDRQMVTGPAITMLERGQIHQQIFGEGCELIHIYFKPDFLMTETQCLLNCWSCMFRSAVIKMDEEQLKEVLSYCRMLINEFRQNRPRKDAVLRNLLSALIIACGRIVAPEPVHLKNEETQPQGIVLQFKMLVDKHFRDKVQVSDYAEMLYITAGHLNDSVKAVFGRNAKNLIDEKRIMEAKRLLYLRHHSVKEIAYELSFEDDAYFNRFFKKHTGLTPVFFQKQIREKYN; this comes from the coding sequence ATGCAAAACGTAGCGATCGAAGAAAGAAAGGAGCAGAAGCTGCTGGTGAAAGATAAATTAGCCGTATGCAAGGCTGATACCGACTTCTATATCAAACGTTTAAGCGGTGAAGCGCTCGCGAATATCGCAGGAGAGGTGCCGTTCCGCCATGACGGTTTCTGCATCTCCATTCTCATTAGCGGGGAGATGGAGCAGTACGTGGACTTTGACCGACAGATGGTGACCGGACCGGCCATCACGATGCTGGAAAGGGGTCAGATACACCAGCAGATCTTTGGAGAAGGTTGTGAGTTAATTCATATATATTTTAAGCCCGACTTCCTGATGACCGAAACCCAGTGTCTTTTAAACTGCTGGAGCTGTATGTTCCGCTCGGCAGTGATCAAGATGGACGAGGAGCAGCTGAAGGAAGTATTGTCGTATTGTCGCATGTTAATCAATGAGTTCCGGCAGAACCGGCCCCGTAAGGATGCCGTACTCCGTAACCTGCTTAGCGCCCTCATTATCGCCTGCGGCCGTATTGTGGCCCCCGAACCCGTGCATCTCAAAAATGAAGAAACGCAACCCCAGGGTATTGTACTGCAATTTAAAATGCTGGTCGATAAACACTTCCGTGATAAAGTACAAGTGTCTGACTACGCCGAAATGCTGTATATCACCGCCGGCCACCTGAATGATTCGGTAAAGGCCGTGTTTGGGCGAAATGCGAAAAACCTGATCGATGAAAAGCGTATTATGGAGGCGAAACGCTTGCTGTACCTGCGTCACCACTCGGTTAAGGAGATCGCGTACGAACTATCTTTTGAAGATGATGCGTACTTTAACCGGTTCTTTAAAAAGCATACAGGTCTCACACCAGTGTTCTTTCAAAAGCAAATCCGTGAAAAGTACAATTAA